A region from the Sutcliffiella horikoshii genome encodes:
- a CDS encoding site-specific integrase, whose product MNFVQPIRDRDQILAIKKYLKEKNERNYMLFVLGINSGLRISDILKLKVRDGRRPYFSLRETKTRKQKRLDFTPLLKRELSKYCEGKEDYEYLFPSRKGVNQPLGRSAAYKILKDAAQHVGLEEIGTHTLRKTFGYHFYRQTKDTALLQEIFNHSEAKITLRYIGINQDSIDKAMKNFNL is encoded by the coding sequence ATGAATTTCGTTCAACCTATACGGGACAGAGACCAGATACTAGCAATTAAGAAATACCTGAAGGAGAAAAATGAACGAAATTACATGCTTTTTGTTTTAGGGATTAATTCTGGATTGCGTATATCAGATATTTTGAAATTAAAAGTACGAGACGGGAGAAGACCTTATTTTAGCTTAAGGGAAACGAAGACAAGGAAGCAGAAACGCTTGGACTTTACTCCTCTGCTTAAAAGAGAACTAAGCAAGTACTGTGAAGGCAAAGAGGACTATGAGTATCTGTTTCCTAGTAGAAAAGGAGTGAATCAGCCTCTTGGAAGGAGTGCAGCATATAAAATCCTAAAAGATGCGGCACAACATGTAGGTCTTGAGGAAATTGGCACCCATACGTTAAGGAAGACGTTTGGTTATCACTTCTATAGACAAACAAAAGACACTGCCTTGCTCCAGGAGATATTTAATCATAGTGAGGCGAAAATCACACTTCGGTACATCGGAATCAACCAGGACAGTATCGATAAGGCTATGAAAAACTTTAATCTTTAG